One genomic window of Nevskia ramosa DSM 11499 includes the following:
- a CDS encoding heavy metal translocating P-type ATPase, with translation MSSAAPALSQDEQRSAARQLSLAMTALGLFGLGLAWNGLAPSQAGVGQLILGAAALLVGVPVLRAAWHSLRHPDLHGITDLLIALAMLGAWAVGDLITAVLLPIVMIFGHVLEERSVIGSQEAIEALGKLTRSSARLISADGSLREVDNAELKPGDQVEVRAGDRVPADGRVLEGRASLDTAPITGESLPVEALAGVDVFGGAINLDGRLRIVITRTGAESTLGKVIGLMQRAERSKPPITRLLERHASQYLVLVLLIAAVTYFTTQNPQAMLAVLVAACPCALALAAPATAIAGIAVAARHGILIRGSAFLEELADTRSLIVDKTGTLTFGSLRLQTLQLADGGTREEALLLAASLGAVSSHPVSRALARQVPTEALLPLDEIRERPGLGVIANSAKGEVLLGRPELFEQHGITTTRVPAHDGPIAGIALEGRFLAWLLLADTLRPEAAEALADLRRLGLGRQLLLTGDRSSVAHAVAEDVGIAEVQAEALPEDKLVRVTTEIGAGFRPMVVGDGINDSLALKAGVVGVAMGAGGADIALASADIVLIGSDLRRLGTCIRLSRLCRRTLFVNVVLGLAWTLAIVAAAAFGLLGAAGAMIAAILHNLSSLLVLANAGRLLRFHEPLPRVTSSAKAGAT, from the coding sequence ATGAGCAGCGCCGCACCGGCACTGAGCCAGGACGAACAGCGCAGTGCAGCGCGCCAGCTGAGCCTGGCGATGACCGCGCTCGGTCTGTTCGGGCTCGGCCTGGCCTGGAACGGGCTGGCGCCGAGCCAGGCCGGCGTCGGTCAGCTGATCCTCGGTGCGGCAGCACTGCTGGTCGGCGTGCCGGTGCTGCGCGCGGCCTGGCACAGCCTGCGTCACCCCGATCTGCACGGCATCACCGATCTGCTGATCGCGCTGGCGATGCTAGGCGCCTGGGCAGTCGGCGACCTGATCACCGCGGTGCTGCTGCCGATCGTGATGATCTTCGGCCACGTGCTCGAGGAGCGCAGCGTCATCGGCTCGCAGGAAGCGATCGAAGCGCTCGGCAAGCTGACCCGCAGCAGCGCGCGGCTGATCAGCGCCGACGGCAGCCTGCGCGAAGTCGACAACGCCGAGCTGAAGCCCGGCGATCAGGTGGAGGTGCGTGCCGGTGACCGGGTGCCGGCTGATGGCCGGGTGCTGGAAGGCCGCGCCAGTCTCGACACCGCGCCGATCACCGGCGAGTCGCTGCCGGTGGAAGCGCTTGCCGGCGTCGACGTGTTCGGCGGCGCGATCAATCTCGACGGCCGCCTGCGCATCGTCATCACCCGCACCGGTGCCGAATCGACGCTCGGCAAGGTGATCGGCCTGATGCAGCGCGCCGAGCGCTCGAAGCCGCCGATCACGCGCCTGCTCGAACGCCACGCCAGCCAGTACCTGGTGCTGGTGCTGCTGATCGCCGCGGTCACCTACTTCACCACCCAGAACCCGCAGGCGATGCTTGCGGTACTGGTTGCCGCCTGCCCTTGCGCGCTGGCGCTGGCGGCACCGGCAACGGCGATCGCCGGCATCGCGGTGGCGGCGCGTCACGGCATCCTCATCCGTGGCTCGGCCTTCCTCGAGGAACTGGCCGACACCCGTTCGCTGATCGTCGACAAGACCGGCACGCTGACCTTCGGCAGCCTGCGTCTGCAGACGCTGCAACTTGCCGATGGCGGCACGCGCGAAGAAGCCTTGCTGCTGGCCGCGAGCCTAGGTGCCGTCAGCAGCCATCCGGTCAGCCGGGCGCTGGCGCGCCAGGTTCCGACCGAAGCCCTGTTGCCGCTGGACGAGATTCGCGAGCGCCCCGGCCTCGGTGTAATCGCCAACAGTGCAAAAGGCGAAGTGCTGCTCGGCCGGCCGGAGCTGTTCGAGCAGCACGGCATCACGACCACGCGGGTACCGGCGCATGACGGGCCGATCGCCGGCATCGCGCTCGAAGGCCGCTTCCTCGCCTGGCTGCTGCTTGCCGACACCCTGCGCCCGGAAGCCGCCGAAGCGCTGGCCGATCTGCGCCGGCTCGGCCTTGGCCGCCAGCTGCTGCTGACCGGCGACCGGAGCAGCGTCGCCCATGCCGTGGCCGAGGACGTTGGCATCGCCGAGGTGCAGGCCGAGGCACTGCCGGAGGACAAGCTGGTCCGCGTCACTACCGAGATCGGCGCCGGCTTCCGGCCGATGGTGGTTGGCGACGGCATCAACGATTCGCTGGCCTTGAAGGCTGGCGTGGTCGGCGTGGCGATGGGTGCCGGCGGTGCCGACATCGCGCTGGCCTCGGCGGACATCGTGCTGATCGGCAGCGATCTGCGCCGCCTCGGCACCTGCATCCGCTTGAGCCGCCTGTGCCGGCGCACCTTGTTCGTCAACGTCGTCCTCGGCCTGGCCTGGACCCTGGCGATCGTCGCTGCTGCAGCTTTCGGCCTGCTCGGCGCGGCCGGCGCGATGATCGCGGCGATCCTGCACAACCTCAGCAGCCTGCTGGTGCTGGCCAATGCCGGGCGGCTGCTGCGCTTCCACGAGCCGCTCCCCCGAGTCACAAGCTCGGCGAAGGCCGGCGCTACGTAG
- a CDS encoding SPFH domain-containing protein: MSSDPSPSPWLQAGRFAFIALYAVTALVALRWATSNIAQVGPQNAALVVRMGTLDRVQNAGLLLAWPPPFERVLLLPSAESVLEHRVTGLARSAAARAAEMSSEDDDEAAPLNDALAGSGYLLTGDAGIVQMDLRVFYKVTEPRDYALQREHLLPALDRLVTRTALAACAARDLDTILVARPELVADGANSAAAEQRERLRGELLQSINARLASLKQAGIGLGIEIARVDVQSSLPPATVGAFNAVLTASQQAERNVAEARSDAAWSVQQANQAADRLLQGSEATAAERLAKAQSDTAAVQQLAQSMRDGVDPGLLQRVYRERIKVVLAKAGSVTTVDPRDDARLILSGTE; this comes from the coding sequence GTGAGCAGCGATCCCAGTCCGAGCCCGTGGCTGCAGGCCGGGCGCTTCGCGTTCATCGCCTTGTATGCGGTGACCGCCCTGGTCGCGCTGCGCTGGGCGACCTCGAACATCGCCCAGGTCGGCCCGCAGAACGCGGCGTTGGTCGTCCGCATGGGCACGCTCGACCGGGTGCAGAACGCCGGCCTGCTGCTGGCCTGGCCGCCGCCGTTCGAGCGCGTGTTGCTGCTGCCCTCGGCGGAAAGCGTGCTTGAGCATCGCGTCACCGGGCTGGCCCGCTCGGCCGCCGCGCGCGCTGCCGAGATGTCCTCCGAGGACGATGACGAAGCCGCACCCTTGAACGATGCTCTCGCCGGCTCCGGCTATCTGCTGACCGGCGACGCCGGCATCGTCCAGATGGATCTGCGGGTGTTCTACAAGGTCACCGAGCCGCGCGATTACGCCTTGCAACGCGAGCATCTGCTGCCGGCCCTCGATCGTCTGGTGACCCGCACTGCGCTCGCCGCCTGCGCCGCGCGCGATCTCGACACCATCCTGGTCGCGCGGCCTGAGCTGGTCGCCGATGGCGCCAACAGCGCCGCGGCCGAACAGCGCGAGCGGCTGCGCGGCGAGCTGCTGCAGAGCATCAATGCCCGGCTGGCGAGCCTCAAGCAGGCTGGCATCGGGCTCGGCATCGAGATCGCGCGGGTCGACGTGCAGTCCTCGCTGCCACCGGCCACGGTCGGCGCCTTCAACGCCGTGCTGACCGCCAGCCAGCAGGCCGAGCGCAATGTCGCCGAAGCACGCAGTGACGCGGCCTGGAGCGTGCAGCAGGCGAATCAGGCGGCCGATCGCCTGCTGCAGGGCTCCGAAGCGACGGCCGCCGAGCGGCTGGCCAAGGCGCAGAGCGATACCGCCGCCGTGCAGCAGCTGGCCCAGTCGATGCGCGACGGCGTCGACCCCGGCCTGCTCCAGCGCGTCTATCGCGAGCGGATCAAGGTGGTGCTGGCCAAGGCCGGCTCGGTGACCACGGTCGATCCGCGCGACGACGCTCGGCTGATCCTGTCCGGTACCGAATGA
- the hflC gene encoding protease modulator HflC: protein MTELHRPDIARLPRRRLLIAAVLVAFAVATASLVQVRAGEATVVTRFGNPARVLLAPGLAWRLPAPFETAIPVDLRLRTTSSGLQDAGTRDGLRIIIQAYVAWQVEPDAASVQRFMRAVQNQPDEAARQIRTFVGSALETTASGFELSQLINTDASKVQIADFEARLGAQIEQSLLKSYGLKVVQVGIERLTLPSVTLAATVDRMRAERDTIATERTAIGKRQAAEIRSAAERDARIIQADATVKAAQIEAESRVQSAGIYGRAYAGAPQLYKLLRSLDTLGTLVNPGTRLILRTDAAPFRALVDGPPDMAK from the coding sequence ATGACCGAACTTCACCGCCCAGACATCGCGCGACTGCCGCGCCGCCGGCTGCTGATCGCCGCCGTGCTGGTCGCCTTCGCCGTCGCCACCGCGAGCCTGGTGCAGGTGCGGGCCGGCGAAGCGACCGTGGTCACCCGCTTCGGCAATCCGGCCCGCGTGCTGCTGGCGCCGGGCCTGGCCTGGCGGCTGCCGGCACCATTCGAGACGGCGATTCCGGTCGACTTGCGACTGCGCACCACCTCCAGCGGCCTGCAGGACGCCGGCACCCGTGATGGCCTGCGGATCATCATCCAGGCCTATGTCGCCTGGCAGGTCGAGCCTGATGCGGCCAGCGTGCAGCGGTTCATGCGCGCGGTGCAGAACCAGCCGGATGAAGCGGCGCGACAGATCCGCACTTTCGTCGGCTCGGCACTCGAGACCACGGCCAGCGGCTTCGAGCTGTCGCAGCTGATCAACACCGATGCCTCGAAAGTGCAGATCGCCGATTTCGAGGCCCGGCTCGGCGCGCAGATCGAGCAATCGCTGCTCAAGTCCTACGGGCTGAAAGTGGTGCAGGTCGGCATCGAACGCCTGACCTTGCCCAGTGTCACCCTGGCGGCGACCGTTGACCGCATGCGCGCCGAGCGCGACACCATCGCCACCGAACGCACCGCAATCGGCAAGCGCCAGGCCGCCGAAATCCGCTCCGCCGCCGAGCGCGATGCGCGAATCATCCAGGCCGATGCGACGGTCAAGGCGGCGCAGATCGAAGCCGAATCGCGCGTGCAGTCAGCCGGCATCTACGGCCGCGCCTACGCCGGTGCGCCGCAGCTGTACAAGCTGCTGCGCTCGCTCGATACGCTCGGAACACTGGTCAATCCGGGCACCCGGCTGATCCTGCGCACCGATGCCGCGCCGTTCCGCGCGCTGGTCGACGGGCCGCCGGACATGGCCAAGTGA
- the hflK gene encoding protease modulator HflK — translation MPVDLHSDGLDLTALPRFRLAALQARRLLIQAFWLGGPGLAAMLAAWFWPAVQGSLLAPLCAAVGASLWLLALGLLSARSVAGWRAAALEPPPATADKLPADAPRYRHVLWTLRNAARALIQLLRSDGGRASLLALFALLPLATVIRTWNLALPGLVLGQFAYAAGGALLLMVFGLLVLERWFANLATVESPEAARLARLVRLPLLTLSLAAACLFFSRADSFWPARLAVLAGLQPAAVAAEFALRALLSLFTRRPASEEPSPLADSYFARQLQWPPRPLANLQDELQQRFGIDLRQNWAFGYMRRALLPVLGAVLLVGWLMTGIREIAIDGRGIYERFGKPVEVLGPGLHAGLPWPFGRLRAVENGSIHAISTVIEDDEAPDTSDAEGLAPDSANRLWDAAHESENGQVIAGLAGDKQSFQVINMDVRFIYRIGLGDDAAMAATYNSADLPTLIRNTAGRVLVEDFASRTLDGVLSEKRDALARDVGRRVQADLDALGSGVEILATLIEQIHPPSGAANAYHGVQASLIKAQAAIARERGRAAEEINDAQLQASIATDKANAIARETMSAAEAAQLRFAAEQSAYQAAGNAFVLEQYLGQLSAGLRDAKLVLLDHRIGSGASAPTLDLRRYAPPADTATP, via the coding sequence ATGCCTGTCGATCTGCACAGCGACGGACTCGACCTCACGGCGCTGCCGCGCTTCCGGCTGGCTGCGCTACAGGCGCGCAGGCTGCTGATCCAGGCGTTCTGGCTAGGCGGGCCAGGTCTCGCGGCGATGCTGGCCGCCTGGTTCTGGCCGGCGGTTCAAGGCTCGCTGCTGGCGCCGCTATGCGCGGCGGTCGGCGCCTCCTTGTGGTTGCTGGCGCTGGGCTTGCTGTCTGCACGTTCAGTGGCTGGCTGGCGTGCCGCGGCTCTCGAGCCGCCGCCAGCAACCGCAGACAAACTTCCGGCCGATGCGCCGCGTTATCGGCATGTTCTGTGGACGCTGCGCAACGCAGCCCGCGCGCTCATCCAGCTGCTGCGCAGCGATGGCGGTCGAGCATCGCTGCTGGCGCTGTTCGCACTGCTGCCGCTGGCAACGGTGATCCGCACCTGGAACCTTGCCCTGCCCGGCCTCGTGCTCGGGCAGTTCGCTTATGCCGCCGGCGGCGCGCTGCTGCTGATGGTCTTCGGCCTGCTGGTGCTGGAGCGCTGGTTCGCCAATCTCGCCACTGTGGAATCTCCGGAAGCGGCACGCCTCGCGCGGCTGGTCCGGCTGCCGCTGCTGACTCTGAGCCTCGCCGCCGCCTGCCTGTTCTTCAGCCGCGCCGACAGCTTCTGGCCGGCACGGCTCGCGGTGCTGGCCGGCCTGCAGCCGGCCGCAGTGGCGGCGGAATTCGCACTGCGCGCGCTGCTGTCACTGTTCACTCGCCGGCCGGCGAGTGAAGAACCGAGCCCGCTTGCAGACAGCTACTTCGCCCGGCAGCTGCAATGGCCGCCGCGGCCACTGGCCAATCTGCAGGACGAGTTGCAGCAGCGCTTCGGCATCGACCTGCGCCAGAACTGGGCCTTCGGCTACATGCGCCGCGCGCTGCTGCCGGTGCTCGGCGCGGTGCTGCTGGTCGGCTGGCTGATGACCGGCATCCGCGAAATCGCAATCGACGGCCGCGGCATCTACGAACGCTTCGGCAAGCCGGTGGAAGTGCTAGGCCCCGGTCTGCATGCCGGCCTGCCTTGGCCGTTCGGGCGGCTGCGCGCGGTCGAGAACGGCAGCATCCACGCGATCAGCACGGTGATCGAAGACGACGAAGCGCCCGATACCAGCGATGCCGAAGGCCTGGCGCCGGACTCCGCGAACCGCCTCTGGGACGCCGCCCACGAAAGCGAGAACGGCCAGGTGATCGCCGGCCTCGCCGGTGACAAGCAAAGCTTCCAGGTGATCAACATGGACGTGCGCTTCATCTACCGCATCGGTCTCGGCGACGACGCGGCGATGGCGGCGACCTACAACAGCGCCGACCTGCCGACCCTGATCCGCAACACCGCCGGCCGCGTGCTGGTCGAGGATTTCGCTTCGCGCACGCTCGATGGTGTGCTCAGCGAAAAGCGCGACGCGCTGGCCCGCGATGTCGGCCGCCGCGTGCAGGCCGATCTCGATGCGCTCGGCAGTGGCGTGGAAATCCTCGCGACCTTGATCGAACAGATTCATCCGCCGTCCGGCGCGGCTAACGCCTATCACGGCGTGCAGGCTTCACTGATCAAGGCGCAGGCGGCGATCGCCCGTGAGCGCGGCCGGGCCGCGGAAGAAATCAACGACGCCCAGTTGCAAGCCTCGATCGCCACCGACAAGGCCAATGCCATCGCCCGCGAAACGATGTCCGCCGCCGAAGCCGCGCAACTGCGCTTCGCCGCCGAACAGAGCGCCTATCAGGCGGCCGGCAATGCCTTCGTGCTCGAGCAGTATCTCGGCCAACTGAGCGCAGGCCTCAGGGACGCGAAGCTGGTGCTGCTCGATCACCGCATCGGCAGCGGCGCTTCCGCACCGACCCTCGACCTGCGGCGTTACGCGCCGCCAGCGGACACCGCGACGCCATGA
- a CDS encoding amidase, translating into MRRRPKTPALLAAVLLSASSFVQAAPFHLEEATIPDIQQAILAKELTSTRLVELYLKRIKAYNGTCVAEPKGILGPITTIPNAGQLNALVTLNLRPKTLKQWGFDARKARSLTDKADGDPQMPDALEVAAAQDAAFARTGQLAGPLHGVVMAIKDQYDTFDMRTTSGADVDYANDRPPEDSTFVERLRAAGAIIIAKSNLGEYASGIPRSSYGGTFCNAYDTERSPRGSSSGSGSAVGANLVTCSIAEESGSSIRGPASAASSVGIAATEELVSRKGMVQIGINTRVGPICRTVADAARVLDVIAGYDPKDELTAFSIGRMPKDAYVSYAKPTPLAGLRIGVVREYMNKKLFTKADEQTIDLVSQGAEDLKKLGATVVDPGPEGELFTACIRKYAPQDSNALYTKRFPEVFPVDDKGEPSADHTAKLIDLAMDPSKVSEKLSLRDFGTSEGDGQNKYFIDLYLRQRGDAKIKTNADLISYARFHQDPTWPDRKKNRENVQKAKALDMSNRLLLRFSLQQVILQCMAEQQLDALVYPTSNLPPTKLGAPQGPPINGRNGGGVWSFIGAQGFPVISVPAGFTTEVYDLIRDPSAPKTPDDAWPKTGAGGGESKLAGDDHTRLIGPVKAVLPVAMDIVGRPFDEPLIIRIAAAYEAATKHRKPPPAFGPLKGEP; encoded by the coding sequence ATGAGACGTCGCCCGAAAACCCCTGCCCTGCTTGCTGCGGTCCTCCTGTCTGCCAGCTCTTTTGTGCAGGCAGCGCCGTTTCATCTCGAGGAGGCGACGATCCCCGACATCCAGCAGGCGATCCTGGCCAAGGAACTGACCTCGACCCGGCTCGTCGAGCTGTATCTGAAGCGCATCAAGGCCTACAACGGCACCTGCGTCGCGGAGCCGAAAGGCATTCTCGGGCCGATCACGACGATCCCCAATGCCGGCCAGCTGAACGCACTGGTGACCCTGAACCTGCGGCCGAAGACGCTGAAGCAATGGGGCTTCGATGCCCGCAAGGCGCGCAGCCTCACCGACAAGGCCGACGGCGATCCGCAGATGCCGGACGCGCTCGAAGTGGCCGCCGCGCAGGACGCCGCATTCGCCAGGACCGGCCAGCTGGCCGGCCCGCTGCACGGCGTGGTGATGGCGATCAAGGATCAGTACGACACCTTCGACATGCGCACCACTTCCGGCGCCGATGTCGACTACGCCAACGACCGGCCGCCGGAAGATTCCACCTTCGTCGAGCGCCTGCGCGCGGCCGGCGCGATCATCATCGCCAAGAGCAATCTCGGCGAGTACGCCTCGGGCATTCCGCGCAGCTCCTACGGCGGCACCTTCTGCAATGCCTACGACACCGAGCGCAGTCCGCGCGGCTCCAGCTCCGGTTCTGGCTCGGCGGTCGGCGCCAACCTGGTGACCTGCTCGATCGCCGAGGAATCCGGTTCGTCGATCCGCGGCCCGGCCAGTGCGGCCAGCTCGGTCGGCATCGCCGCGACCGAGGAACTGGTCAGCCGCAAGGGCATGGTCCAGATCGGCATCAACACCAGAGTCGGGCCGATCTGCCGCACGGTCGCAGACGCCGCCCGCGTGCTCGACGTGATCGCCGGTTACGACCCGAAGGACGAGCTCACCGCATTCTCGATCGGCCGCATGCCGAAGGACGCCTACGTCAGCTACGCCAAGCCGACGCCGCTGGCCGGCCTGCGCATCGGCGTGGTCCGCGAGTACATGAATAAAAAGCTATTTACCAAGGCCGACGAGCAGACCATCGATCTGGTCTCGCAAGGCGCGGAAGATCTGAAGAAGCTCGGCGCGACCGTCGTCGATCCGGGTCCGGAAGGCGAGCTGTTCACGGCCTGCATCCGCAAGTACGCGCCACAGGACAGCAATGCGCTGTACACGAAGCGCTTCCCCGAAGTGTTCCCGGTCGACGACAAGGGCGAGCCGAGCGCGGACCACACGGCGAAGCTGATCGATCTGGCGATGGATCCGTCAAAGGTGTCCGAGAAGCTGAGCCTGCGCGACTTCGGCACTTCCGAGGGCGATGGCCAGAACAAGTACTTCATCGATCTCTACCTGCGCCAGCGCGGCGACGCCAAGATCAAGACCAATGCCGACCTGATCAGCTACGCCCGCTTCCATCAGGACCCGACCTGGCCGGATCGCAAGAAGAACCGCGAGAACGTGCAGAAAGCCAAGGCACTCGACATGAGCAATCGGCTGCTGCTGCGCTTCTCGCTGCAGCAGGTGATCCTGCAGTGCATGGCCGAGCAGCAGCTCGATGCGCTGGTCTATCCAACCAGCAACCTGCCGCCGACCAAGCTCGGCGCCCCGCAGGGTCCGCCGATCAATGGCCGCAATGGCGGCGGCGTCTGGAGCTTCATCGGCGCCCAGGGCTTCCCGGTGATCAGCGTGCCGGCCGGTTTCACGACCGAAGTCTATGACCTGATCCGCGACCCGAGTGCACCGAAGACGCCGGACGACGCCTGGCCGAAGACCGGCGCGGGCGGCGGCGAAAGCAAGCTCGCCGGCGACGATCACACGCGCCTGATCGGCCCCGTGAAAGCCGTATTGCCGGTGGCCATGGACATCGTCGGCAGGCCGTTCGACGAGCCCCTGATCATCCGCATCGCCGCGGCCTACGAGGCCGCGACCAAGCACCGCAAGCCGCCGCCGGCATTCGGACCGTTGAAAGGCGAGCCGTAA
- a CDS encoding glutathione S-transferase family protein, translating to MSPEYRLFHSPGACSLAPHIVLEELGIAYEPVRVVIAEGANRKPEYLGINPRGRVPALGIKDEQGERVLTESVAIAVYLARRHPSPSLLPEDPEQFVRALEWMNWLATTMHQAGVRTVFRPERFTTSTDKAAIEGIAEAGRAAIRIGYADIEERLAGKAWAMGDAFTAVDAFLLVHYRWGNRCGVDMRKDYPTYAALMDRVRARPAVARAVAHEAIQID from the coding sequence ATGTCCCCTGAATACCGCCTGTTCCACTCCCCCGGTGCCTGCTCGCTGGCGCCGCACATCGTGCTCGAGGAACTCGGCATCGCCTACGAGCCGGTGCGGGTGGTGATCGCCGAGGGCGCGAATCGCAAGCCTGAGTATCTGGGCATCAATCCGCGCGGCCGGGTGCCGGCGCTGGGGATCAAGGACGAGCAGGGCGAACGAGTGCTGACCGAATCGGTGGCGATCGCTGTCTATCTGGCTCGCCGCCACCCGAGCCCCAGCCTGCTGCCGGAAGACCCGGAGCAATTCGTACGGGCGCTGGAATGGATGAACTGGCTGGCGACGACGATGCATCAGGCCGGCGTCCGCACCGTGTTCCGCCCGGAGCGCTTCACCACCTCCACCGACAAGGCGGCGATCGAAGGCATCGCCGAGGCCGGCCGGGCGGCGATCCGCATCGGTTATGCCGACATCGAGGAACGGCTCGCCGGCAAGGCCTGGGCGATGGGCGATGCATTCACCGCCGTCGACGCCTTTCTGCTCGTTCATTACCGCTGGGGCAACCGCTGCGGCGTCGACATGCGCAAGGATTACCCGACCTACGCAGCGCTGATGGATCGCGTTCGCGCCCGCCCGGCGGTGGCGCGCGCCGTGGCGCACGAAGCGATCCAGATCGACTGA
- a CDS encoding DUF4399 domain-containing protein, with product MRAVRTLIPMMLLTMSVGAVHADWKSDLKSAAKQQAGAKVEQTLGLANPAPAGASAYLINLKNGDTVSSPFLIQFGLKGAGVSPAGLQSVDTGHHVLLIDGPTFDATLALPLDNASIKHFDKGETETMLSLPAGTHTIQLLVADWKQQAFNPSLQSEKITITVKGGAAAPAKK from the coding sequence ATGCGCGCAGTCCGTACCCTGATTCCGATGATGCTGCTGACGATGAGCGTCGGTGCCGTCCACGCCGACTGGAAGTCCGACTTGAAGAGCGCCGCCAAGCAGCAGGCCGGCGCCAAGGTCGAACAGACTCTGGGCCTCGCCAATCCGGCCCCCGCCGGTGCCAGCGCCTATCTGATCAATCTGAAGAATGGCGATACCGTCTCCAGCCCGTTCCTGATCCAGTTCGGCCTGAAGGGTGCGGGCGTGTCGCCGGCTGGCCTGCAGAGCGTCGACACCGGTCACCACGTATTGCTGATCGACGGCCCGACGTTCGATGCAACCCTGGCGCTGCCGCTCGACAACGCCAGCATCAAGCATTTCGACAAGGGCGAAACCGAGACGATGCTGAGCTTGCCGGCCGGTACGCACACGATCCAGTTGCTGGTTGCGGACTGGAAGCAGCAGGCGTTCAATCCTTCGCTGCAGTCGGAGAAGATCACGATCACGGTGAAGGGTGGGGCTGCGGCGCCGGCCAAGAAGTAA
- the vapC gene encoding type II toxin-antitoxin system VapC family toxin — protein sequence MFLVDTSAWIEFGSRQPRAVGKRLRALIDSDIAIFVTGTIVQEVLQGARDEIHFQRMRTWFAPHRIATPEHAFNTHAAAASLYARCRWKGFTPRSSNDCLIAQIALDFDLTLLHDDSDFEKMAKVEPRLRLA from the coding sequence ATGTTCCTGGTTGACACCTCCGCCTGGATCGAGTTTGGGAGCCGTCAGCCGCGCGCCGTGGGCAAGCGTCTGCGCGCACTGATCGACTCCGACATTGCAATCTTTGTGACCGGGACGATCGTCCAGGAAGTGCTGCAGGGCGCGCGCGACGAAATCCACTTCCAGCGGATGCGCACCTGGTTCGCCCCACATCGGATCGCGACGCCGGAGCACGCTTTCAACACGCACGCCGCCGCAGCATCGCTCTATGCCCGTTGTCGCTGGAAAGGCTTTACGCCCCGCAGCTCGAACGACTGTCTTATCGCGCAGATCGCGCTCGATTTTGACTTGACGTTGCTGCACGACGACAGCGATTTCGAAAAGATGGCGAAAGTTGAGCCGCGGCTACGACTCGCCTGA
- a CDS encoding type II toxin-antitoxin system VapB family antitoxin, which yields MRTNIVLDDKLVSKAMKLSQAKTKRDVVNLALKEYVESRERKRILEMFGSDCIDPTYDYKAARAGQAP from the coding sequence ATGCGCACCAACATCGTTCTCGACGACAAGCTCGTCTCGAAGGCCATGAAACTCTCGCAGGCGAAGACCAAACGCGATGTCGTCAACCTCGCCTTGAAGGAATACGTCGAATCTCGCGAGCGCAAGCGCATTCTCGAGATGTTTGGCTCCGACTGCATCGATCCGACCTATGACTACAAGGCCGCGCGCGCTGGCCAAGCGCCCTGA